From Nicotiana tabacum cultivar K326 chromosome 22, ASM71507v2, whole genome shotgun sequence, one genomic window encodes:
- the LOC107806995 gene encoding F-box protein CPR1-like, whose product MDIWAMKEYGVKDWWTKIMSIERPDKDIGRLFVPLAYSNSGEEVLLEQDNKRFVWTSIKNGNTKIVDTQFGILHGFLHFNSYVYLGSLVELGSSDDTSYLKKKQFSQDKGGQRKTLRKRGDDFLSKGFKLKL is encoded by the exons ATGGACATATGGGCAATGAAGGAATATGGAGTTAAGGACTGGTGGACTAAGATTATGTCAATTGAACGGCCAGATAAGGATATTGGACGTCTTTTTGTCCCACTCGCATATTCTAACAGTGGAGAGGAAGTTCTGCTGGAACAAGATAATAAACGGTTTGTATGGACAAGTATTAAGAATGGAAACACAAAgattgttgatactcaatttggCATATTACACGGCTTTCTACACTTCAATAGTTATGTCTATTTGGGAAGCCTGGTTGAGCTCGGTTCCAGTGATGACACAAGTTACCTGAAGAAGAAACAGTTCAGTCAAGATAAAGGAGGACAAAGGAAAACCTTAAGAAAGAG AGGAGATGATTTCCTTTCAAAGGGATTCAAGCTGAAGCTTTGA